Genomic DNA from Verrucomicrobiota bacterium:
GGGATGGTCTTTTTGTTCTCCAGCGCGTCGGCGAGCCAGAAAAGCTGCCAGTTCGGAACCAGCGTGTAAAGGACGGACGCCCAGGCCGCCCCGCCCAGGCCGGCCGCTTTCAAGCGCTGCGTTTCTTGCGCGTTGACGCGGCTGCGCTCGTCCGGATCCAGTTTCCCATTCTTGTTTGCGTCATGTTTCTCGACGGTTTCTCGCAGCATTTGGAGCTGGGCGTCGCTCCACCGCGCGTCCTTCAACTCTTGCTTGAGATTGAACGTCATCCAGGCAGGCTCCGCATGGCGGCCAAACAGGTAGTCGGACATCAGGCCCAGCAGGAAAAACATGGAACAGATCGAAAGCGTCGGGATCATTTCCCACCGGGTCGAGCAAGCCAGCGCCAGCGCCGCGAGAATCCAGAGCGCGAACAGAATCAGAATCGCCGCCGGCACCAACCGCCAGTCCACGCCCTTGGCGAACTCTTGCCACTTGCCTTCTTTGTCCAGGAAATTGATGACCACAAACGCCAGCGTGATCAACAGCGTGAAAAAGAAAACCGCGTCCGCCACAAAGGGACGCTGGAGGAAATAATTCGTCAATCCGCCCAGCGCGTAGGCGATCACTGCCCCCCCCACGAAGATGAGAAACGCCAGCCGGTCCGTGTTGCCGTACGCGTCGTACGCCATGCGGCTCGCGAGCAGCGCGCTGAGCAGATTGATGTAAGTCAGGACGGTCAGGGCG
This window encodes:
- a CDS encoding ABC transporter permease, whose protein sequence is MRQFVTIGTNAFMELVRQPVFLLLMTCSSTFGVFLACVPYFGFGDDPKLVKDSVLAVMLISGLFGAVLSASASLSREIRTGTALAVLAKPVGRAQFLLAKYTGLIGALTVLTYINLLSALLASRMAYDAYGNTDRLAFLIFVGGAVIAYALGGLTNYFLQRPFVADAVFFFTLLITLAFVVINFLDKEGKWQEFAKGVDWRLVPAAILILFALWILAALALACSTRWEMIPTLSICSMFFLLGLMSDYLFGRHAEPAWMTFNLKQELKDARWSDAQLQMLRETVEKHDANKNGKLDPDERSRVNAQETQRLKAAGLGGAAWASVLYTLVPNWQLFWLADALENKKTIPWRYVGQAFGYVVAYLGASLALALILFEDRELS